The genomic region TGGCCGAGTTCCGCATCCGCGGCGTGTCGACGAACATCCCGTTCCTGCAGGCGGTGCTCAACGATCCGGACTTCCGGGCCGGGCGGATCACCACCTCGTTCATCGACGAACGGCCCTACCTGCTGACCGCGCGGACCCCCGCCGACCGCGGTACCAAGATCCTGAACTACCTGGCCGACGTCACGGTCAACCAGCCGCACGGCCCCCGGCCGTCGAAGGTGTACCCGCAGGACAAGCTGCCAGCCATCGACCTGGACGCGGCGCCGCCGCCGGGCAGCAGGCAGCGGCTCCTCGAGCTCGGGCCGGAGGGGTTCGCCCGCTGGCTGCGTGACTCGAGGGCGCTGGGCGTCACCGACACCACGTTCCGCGACGCCCATCAGTCGCTGCTGGCGACGCGGGTGCGCACGTCGGGTCTGCTGATGGTGGCGCCGTACGTGGCGCGGATGACCCCGCAGCTGCTGTCGGTGGAGTGCTGGGGTGGGGCGACCTACGATGTGGCGCTTCGCTTCCTCAAGGAGGACCCGTGGGAGCGGCTGGCCGCGCTGCGGGAGGCGATGCCCAACATCTGCCTGCAGATGCTGCTGCGCGGGCGCAACACCGTCGGCTACACCCCGTACCCGGAGACGGTGACACACGCCTTCGTCCAGGAGGCCACCGCGACGGGCATCGACATCTACCGCATCTTCGACGCGCTCAACAACGTCGAGTCGATGCGCCCGGCGATCGACGCGGTGCGCGAAACCGGCACGGCCATAGCCGAAGTCGCGATGTCCTACACCGGGGACCTGTCCGATCCCGCCGAGGATCTCTACACGCTGGACTACTACCTGCGGCTGGCCGAGCAGATCGTGGCGGCCGGGGCGCACGTGCTGGCGATCAAGGACATGGCCGGGCTGCTGCGCCCCCAGGCCGCGCACACCCTGGTCAGCGCGCTGCGGTCGCGGTTCGACCTGCCGGTGCACGTGCACACCCACGACACCCCGGGCGGGCAGCTGGCCACCTACCTGGCCGCGTGGCAGGCCGGGGCCAGTGCGGTCGACGGTGCCTCGGCGCCGCTGGCGGGCACCACCAGCCAGCCCGCGCTGAGCTCGATCGTGGCCGCCACCGCGCACACCGAGTACGACACCGGGCTGTCGCTGCAGGCGGTCTGCGATCTGGAGCCGTACTGGGAGGCCCTGCGAAAGGTCTACGCGCCCTTCGAATCCGGGCTGCCGGCCCCGACCGGCCGGGTCTATCACCACGAGATCCCGGGCGGCCAGCTGAGCAACCTGCGCCAGCAGGCGATCGCGCTGGGGCTGGGGGACCGGTTCGAGGAGATCGAGAGCGCCTACGCCGCCGCCGACCGGATCCTGGGCCGGCTGGTGAAGGTGACCCCGTCGAGCAAGGTGGTCGGCGACCTGGCGCTGGCGCTGGTCGGCGCGGGGGTGAGCGCCGAGGAGTTCGCCGCCGACCCGGCGCGCTACGACATCCCCGACTCGGTGATCGGGTTCCTGCGCGGCGAGCTCGGCGACCCGCCCGGCGGTTGGCCGGAACCGTTGCGCAGCAAGGCCCTTGCCGGCCGTCCGCCCGCCAAACCGCAGGTGGAGCTCACCGCGGAGGACGAGGCGGTGCTCGCCCAGCCCGGACCGAAACGCCAGGCCGCGCTGAACCGGCTGCTGTTCCCCGGGCCGACAAGGGAATTGGAGGCCCACCGCGAGCAGTACGGCGACACCTCCGGGCTGTCGGCCAACCAGTTCTTCTACGGGCTGCGCCCCGGTGAGGAACACCGCGTCCAGCTCGAACGCGGTGTCGAGCTGCTGATCGGGCTGGAGGCGATCTCCGAACCCGACGAACGCGGCATGCGCACGGTGATGTGCATCCTCAACGGCCAGCTGCGTCCGGTACTGGTGCGGGACCGCAGCATCGCCAGCGAGATCCCGGCCGCCGAGAAGGCCGACCGGTCCAACCCCGACCACATCGCCGCACCGTTCGCCGGTGTCGTCACCGTCAACGTCGAACCCGGCGACGAGGTGTCGGCCGGCCAGACCATCGCCACCATCGAGGCGATGAAGATGGAGGCCGCGATCACCGCGCCGAAGGCGGGCACGGTCGCGCGGGTGGCGGTCTCGGCGACGGCCCAGGTCGAGGGCGGTGACCTGCTGGTGGTGGTCAGCTGACTCGCATCATCGCCGGCACGCTGCGCGGTCGCCGAATCACCGTGCCGCAGAGCAGGTCCGGGCGCGGCACCCGACCCACCACCGACCGCGTCCGTGAGGCGTTGTTCAACGTGTTGAGCGCCCGGGTCGAGCTCGACGACGCCGCGGTGCTCGACCTGTACGCGGGCTCCGGGGCGCTCGGGCTGGAGGCGCTGTCCCGCGGGGCGGCCTCGGCGCTGTTCGTCGAATCCGACGGACGCGCAGCCGCCGTCATCGCCGACAACATCGCCGCCCTCGGCGTCAGCGGCGCGACCGTGCGGCGCGGCACCGTCACCGCCGTCGTCGCCGGCCACGCGCCGAGGCCCGTCGACCTGGTGCTCGCCGACCCGCCGTATGAGGTCGGCGCCGCCGACCTGGCGGCGGTGTTCGCCGCGCTGGCCGACAACGGCTGGGTCGACGACGGCACCGTCGCGGTGGTGGAGCGCTCGGCGCACGGGCCGGAACTGGACTGGCCCAACGGTTGGCACCCGTGGTCGTCGCGCACCTACGGCGACACCCGGCTGGAGTTCGCCGAATACGGTGATGCGCAGGACAGCTGAGCCGTCCTGCTAGCGTCTTCGCTCATGAGCGGCGCGGTATGCCCAGGATCGTTCGACCCGGTCACCCTCGGCCACATCGATGTTTTCGAGCGCGCGGCAGCGCAGTTCGACGAGGTGGTGGTCGCCGTCCTGATCAACCCCAACAAGAAGGGGATGTTCGATCTCGACGAGCGGCTCGCGATGATCGAGGAGTCCACCACGCACCTGCCGAATCTGCGGGCGGAGTCAGGGCAGGGGCTGGTGGTCGACTTCGTCCGCGAGCGCGGCCTGACCGCGATCGTCAAGGGGCTGCGCACCGGCACCGACTTCGAGTACGAGCTGCAGATGGCGCAGATGAACAAGCACATCGCCGGGGTGGACACGTTCTTCGTCGCGACCGACCCGCGGTACTCGTTCGTGTCGTCGTCGCTGGCCAAGGAGGTCGCCAGCCTCGGCGGAGACGTCTCGGAGCTGCTGCCGGCGCCGGTGTACGCGCGCGTCCAGCAGAAGCTCGGCAGGGGCTGAGGGGTTCACGGCGGGGTTAGCCGGGGCCGCCCCGGGTACTCGGCCCTGCACAGCCCGATGTGCAGGAGGATTTTCCATGGCCGAGACATTCGTCCAGAACACCGACGACGTGGTGCGGTTTCTCACCGATCAGCACAATCTGATCAAGGACCTGTTCGACGAGGTGCTCGGTGCGTCCGGGACCGAGGCCCGCGAGGAGGCGTTCGCCGATCTGCGCCAGCTGCTCGCCGTGCACGAGACCGCCGAGGAGATGGTGCTGCACCCGCGTGCGCGCGCCACCCTTGACGGCGGCGACGAGATCGTCGACGCCCGGCTCGAGGAGGAGCACCAGGCCAAGCAGGTGCTCTCGCAGCTGGAGAAGATGGACGTCGGCTCCGCGGAGTTCATCGACGCGCTCACCGAGTTCCGCGACCTGGTGCTCGAGCACGCCGCCCACGAGGAGGCCGAGGAGTTCGGCGCGCTGCAGCAGGAACTCAGCGCCGCCGACCTCAAGCGGATGGTCGGTGCGGTGCAGGCCGCCGAGGCGATCGCCCCGACGCACCCGCATGCCGGGGTGGAGTCGGCCAAGGCGAACTTCGCGCTCGGGCCGTTCGCCTCGATGCTCGACCGCGCCCGTGATCTGATAGGCGCCGCCTTCAAGTAGCCGCGCGTTCACGTAGCCGGTGTTGAAGTAGCCGGTGGCAAACATTCGGTGCGACACACCGAAGCGGAAAACACGAGTCACACGAGTAACACCAGGCACACTGGTAACCGACCACTACGCCTGGAGGGTGTTGCCGTGTACCGAGTCTTTGAGGCGCTCGACGAACTGAGCGCGATTGTTGAAGAAGCCCGTGGTGTGCCGATGACGGCGGGCTGTGTCGTGCCCCGCGGCGACGTTCTCGAACTGATCGACGACATCAAGGACGCCATCCCGGGTGAGCTCGACGACGCCCAGGACGTCCTCGACGCCCGCGACACCATGCTGCGCGAGGCCAAGGAGCACGCGGACTCGATGGTGTCGACCGCGTCGGCCGAGGCCGATTCGATGATCAACCACGCCCGCGCCGAGGCCGACCGCCTGCTGGCCGACGCGAAGGCTCAGGCCGACCGCATGGTCGCCGAGGCCCGCGCGCACAGCGAGCAGATGGTTACCCAGGCCCGCGAGGAGGCCGAGCGGCTGGCCGCCACCGCGCGCCG from Mycolicibacterium phlei harbors:
- a CDS encoding pyruvate carboxylase; this encodes MISKVLVANRGEIAVRAFRAAYEMGIGTVAVYAYEDRNSLHRLKADESYQIGEIGHPVRAYLSVDEIIRVAKHAGADAVYPGYGFLSENPALAAACAEAGITFIGPSAAVLELTGNKARAIAAARAAGLPVLNSSEPSASVDELLAAAQNMEFPLFVKAVSGGGGRGMRRVNDIAALPEAIEAAAREAESAFGDATLYLEQAVLNPRHIEVQILADTQGNVMHLYERDCSVQRRHQKVIELAPAPNLSDELRQRICADAVAFAREIGYTFAGTVEFLLDERGHYVFIECNPRIQVEHTVTEEITDVDLVASQLRIADGETLDSLGLSQETLTPPRGFALQCRITTEDPANGFRPDTGRITGYRSPGGAGIRLDGGTHLGAEISAHFDSMLVKLTCRGRDFNTAVARARRALAEFRIRGVSTNIPFLQAVLNDPDFRAGRITTSFIDERPYLLTARTPADRGTKILNYLADVTVNQPHGPRPSKVYPQDKLPAIDLDAAPPPGSRQRLLELGPEGFARWLRDSRALGVTDTTFRDAHQSLLATRVRTSGLLMVAPYVARMTPQLLSVECWGGATYDVALRFLKEDPWERLAALREAMPNICLQMLLRGRNTVGYTPYPETVTHAFVQEATATGIDIYRIFDALNNVESMRPAIDAVRETGTAIAEVAMSYTGDLSDPAEDLYTLDYYLRLAEQIVAAGAHVLAIKDMAGLLRPQAAHTLVSALRSRFDLPVHVHTHDTPGGQLATYLAAWQAGASAVDGASAPLAGTTSQPALSSIVAATAHTEYDTGLSLQAVCDLEPYWEALRKVYAPFESGLPAPTGRVYHHEIPGGQLSNLRQQAIALGLGDRFEEIESAYAAADRILGRLVKVTPSSKVVGDLALALVGAGVSAEEFAADPARYDIPDSVIGFLRGELGDPPGGWPEPLRSKALAGRPPAKPQVELTAEDEAVLAQPGPKRQAALNRLLFPGPTRELEAHREQYGDTSGLSANQFFYGLRPGEEHRVQLERGVELLIGLEAISEPDERGMRTVMCILNGQLRPVLVRDRSIASEIPAAEKADRSNPDHIAAPFAGVVTVNVEPGDEVSAGQTIATIEAMKMEAAITAPKAGTVARVAVSATAQVEGGDLLVVVS
- the rsmD gene encoding 16S rRNA (guanine(966)-N(2))-methyltransferase RsmD, with the translated sequence MTRIIAGTLRGRRITVPQSRSGRGTRPTTDRVREALFNVLSARVELDDAAVLDLYAGSGALGLEALSRGAASALFVESDGRAAAVIADNIAALGVSGATVRRGTVTAVVAGHAPRPVDLVLADPPYEVGAADLAAVFAALADNGWVDDGTVAVVERSAHGPELDWPNGWHPWSSRTYGDTRLEFAEYGDAQDS
- the coaD gene encoding pantetheine-phosphate adenylyltransferase, which translates into the protein MSGAVCPGSFDPVTLGHIDVFERAAAQFDEVVVAVLINPNKKGMFDLDERLAMIEESTTHLPNLRAESGQGLVVDFVRERGLTAIVKGLRTGTDFEYELQMAQMNKHIAGVDTFFVATDPRYSFVSSSLAKEVASLGGDVSELLPAPVYARVQQKLGRG
- a CDS encoding hemerythrin domain-containing protein, which translates into the protein MAETFVQNTDDVVRFLTDQHNLIKDLFDEVLGASGTEAREEAFADLRQLLAVHETAEEMVLHPRARATLDGGDEIVDARLEEEHQAKQVLSQLEKMDVGSAEFIDALTEFRDLVLEHAAHEEAEEFGALQQELSAADLKRMVGAVQAAEAIAPTHPHAGVESAKANFALGPFASMLDRARDLIGAAFK
- the sepIVA gene encoding cell division protein SepIVA yields the protein MYRVFEALDELSAIVEEARGVPMTAGCVVPRGDVLELIDDIKDAIPGELDDAQDVLDARDTMLREAKEHADSMVSTASAEADSMINHARAEADRLLADAKAQADRMVAEARAHSEQMVTQAREEAERLAATARREYEASTGRAKTEADRLIESGNLAYEKAVQEGIKEQQRLVSQTEIVQTATAEATRLIDAAHAEADRLRGECDIYVDSKLAEFEEFLNGTLRSVGRGRHQLRTAAGTHDYAARDYATR